The nucleotide window CTCCCGTTCCCAAAAATAGTTCTGGTCGCCACTCTTTCTTTTTAATATAATGAAGGGGAATTTTCACTCCTTGGGCAAGTCCAATACTAAAAAGGGCTAAATAAACACCTTTGTTCATTTTTTCATCACCTCTGCCATTATTGTTAGAGAACAGGAGTTGGATTATTCCTAATGGAAATACTACCTATAATGGGAGGTGATTTGGATGAGCAAAGGCGCTGGCAGAAACCGTGGTGTGAAGGCACCTGGAGTTAATCCGCAAGGCTATGGACAAGATGCGGAGTTTGCGGAGGAACCAAAAAGTAAATTGGAAAATGCAGCAAAAAAAAAGAATACGAAATAATACTTATGTAGTCCTGGCTGTCCCCTTGTCTGAGACAGCCAGCAAAATGAAGTTATAAGGGTTCTAAGTAAAACTTTATTTCCATCGCGGCAGCAGTAGCAATCTGTTTTGCTTGTTCTGGCGTAATGGAGGAAGCTATGACATATGCATAGCGGTCGCCAAGTGAATAGGGTTTTGTTAAGATTGCTCCTTTTCTTGGCTTTACGAATACCTCCACTACCCCTTCATATCCAGATGCGATATTTTGACCTGATACCTTTATTAATTTCCCACTAAAATTTATCGTAACAAATTTGGCATACACATGCCTTGCTCTTGTTTTTTCTAATGAAGGTTCTTCACCGAGGGAGAGTTTTATTACTTCTTTTACTAAATTTATGCCTGTACCTTCTTGAATAATTCGGTTCATTGCCCCGCCTGACATTCGCGGGTTAATTTCTATCAACTTCCATTCCCCATTCACATGCCGCATTTCTAAATGACATGTGCCATTTATTAATCCAAGTTGCTGGACAACACTTGTAACAGCAGCTTCTAGTTCATCATAGTCAAGCTTCGAAAGCTCAACAGGGTATAAATACCCCGTGATAATAAATCGGTCACCTTGCTGAATTTCTTGCTCTATGACGGCCACCATGGTTAGTTCTCCATTGTAAACCATTACCTCAATCAAATATTGCGTTCCTTCCAAATATTCTTCCACTAATATGGGGGTCTTCGGGAATTTTCTCCTAATAAAGTGAAGACTTTCTTTTAATTCTGAAATTGTGGAAGCAAGAATTACATCCTTTGAACCGTTTGAAGCTGGAGATTTTATGACCAACGGCAATTCATCTTGATACAGGGCAACAAACGAAGAGATCGGTTGATCATGTGTAAGAATTAAATATCTTGGGGTTAT belongs to Neobacillus sp. OS1-2 and includes:
- the sspL gene encoding small, acid-soluble spore protein L is translated as MSKGAGRNRGVKAPGVNPQGYGQDAEFAEEPKSKLENAAKKKNTK
- a CDS encoding ATP-grasp domain-containing protein; its protein translation is METIVFIGCNISGSSREALITSTQMGYCTILLTNRIGFITQKEDFPEVHQMIYEEDLGNEEKILLIIAALQKDKKQISTILSFIDPFVSLAARIASKVGLVTLTAPALAIMEDKTRIREQLKLLPITPRYLILTHDQPISSFVALYQDELPLVIKSPASNGSKDVILASTISELKESLHFIRRKFPKTPILVEEYLEGTQYLIEVMVYNGELTMVAVIEQEIQQGDRFIITGYLYPVELSKLDYDELEAAVTSVVQQLGLINGTCHLEMRHVNGEWKLIEINPRMSGGAMNRIIQEGTGINLVKEVIKLSLGEEPSLEKTRARHVYAKFVTINFSGKLIKVSGQNIASGYEGVVEVFVKPRKGAILTKPYSLGDRYAYVIASSITPEQAKQIATAAAMEIKFYLEPL